A part of Lutra lutra chromosome 2, mLutLut1.2, whole genome shotgun sequence genomic DNA contains:
- the NKX6-3 gene encoding homeobox protein Nkx-6.3 gives MESNLQGTFLLNNTPLAQFSEMKSPVCQYSVQNSFYKLSPPGLGPQLAAGTPHGITDILSRPVATPNSSLLSSYPHVAGFGGLSSQGVYYGPQVGNFPKAGNEYPTRTRNCWADTGQDWRGGRQCSNTPDPLSDSIHKKKHTRPTFTGHQIFALEKTFEQTKYLAGPERARLAYSLGMTESQVKVWFQNRRTKWRKKSALEPSSSTPRAPGGAGAGGERAASENEDDEYNKPLDPDSDDEKIRLLLRKHRAAFSVLSLGAHSV, from the exons ATGGAGTCCAACCTGCAGGGGACGTTCCTGCTGAACAACACGCCACTGGCTCAGTTCTCGGAGATGAAGTCCCCCGTGTGCCAGTACTCCGTGCAGAACTCCTTCTACAAGCTCAGCCCTCCGGGGCTGGGCCCCCAGCTGGCCGCCGGCACCCCCCACGGGATCACGGACATCCTGAGCAGGCCTGTGGCCACGCCGAACAGCAGCCTCCTCTCCAGCTACCCCCACGTGGCAGGCTTTGGTGGACTCAGCTCCCAGGGGGTCTACTATGGACCCCAGGTGGGGAATTTTCCCAAGGCTGGCAATGAGTACCCCACCCGGACCCGGAACTGCTGGGCGGACACGGGCCAGGACTGGCGAGGCGGGAGGCAGTGCAGCAACA ccCCAGATCCCCTGAGCGACAGCATCCACAAGAAAAAGCACACCCGGCCCACCTTCACGGGCCACCAGATCTTTGCCCTGGAGAAGACCTTTGAGCAGACCAAGTACTTGGCTGGCCCTGAGAGGGCACGGCTGGCATACTCACTGGGGATGACTGAGTCACAGGTCAAG GTGTGGTTCCAGAACCGAAGGACCAAGTGGCGGAAGAAGAGCGCCCTGGAGCCGTCGTCCTCCACGCCCCGGGCCCCGGGCGGCGCGGGAGCGGGCGGGGAGCGCGCCGCCTCGGAGAACGAGGACGACGAGTACAACAAGCCGCTGGACCCCGACTCCGACGACGAGAAGATCCGGCTGCTGCTCCGCAAGCACCGCGCCGCCTTCTCGGTGCTCAGCTTGGGCGCCCACAGCGTCTGA